A genomic window from Sphingobacterium sp. BN32 includes:
- a CDS encoding DUF4834 family protein: protein MTFIYFLISIILFYYLFKFGMRLLMPFFMRKLTERLMNKQQQYANEGPFQQSYGDAFREYNQRETRNDGKVKVEFTPPKQAPKKGTATAGEFIDFEEVK from the coding sequence ATGACATTTATCTATTTCCTTATATCCATTATTTTATTTTATTACCTTTTTAAGTTTGGTATGCGTTTGCTGATGCCGTTCTTTATGCGTAAGCTGACAGAGCGTTTGATGAATAAACAGCAACAGTATGCTAATGAAGGCCCATTTCAACAGTCGTACGGGGATGCATTTAGAGAATACAATCAACGTGAGACACGTAATGATGGAAAAGTAAAAGTTGAGTTTACTCCTCCAAAGCAAGCTCCCAAAAAGGGTACTGCTACTGCGGGTGAGTTCATTGATTTTGAAGAGGTAAAATAA
- a CDS encoding DNA replication/repair protein RecF, producing the protein MWLKHLSVLNFKNYTESTLDFLPDTNAFTGQNGAGKTNLLDAIHYLSLCKSYFNPIDSQHIKKGEDWFMVQGEFDRELMADQVSCSLKRNQKKQFKKNKKEYGRLADHIGQFPLVMISPNDSFIIMDGSEERRKFIDNVISQTDNHYLDYLINYNRILLQRNTVLKNIRETGVFDVGLLEVLNLQLVESGERIFARRREFMEAFLPEFQRYYQFLSEDAEQVNLVYESQLLSNDFLHLLNTQLDKDRALERTTVGIHKDDLLFSIHEGMPLKKFGSQGQQKSFLIALKLAQYSFLKNKKHFKPLLLLDDIFDKLDDHRTKKLMQLVSEDEFGQIFLTDTDSSRIERIFKEIEKPIRIFEVEGGQVHGEI; encoded by the coding sequence ATGTGGCTTAAACACCTTTCGGTACTAAATTTTAAAAACTATACGGAATCTACCTTAGATTTTCTTCCTGATACGAATGCCTTTACAGGACAGAACGGAGCGGGGAAGACGAATCTTCTAGATGCTATACACTATCTTTCGCTCTGTAAATCCTATTTCAATCCTATTGATTCTCAACATATTAAAAAGGGTGAAGATTGGTTTATGGTGCAGGGTGAGTTCGATAGAGAGCTGATGGCCGATCAGGTTTCTTGTAGCCTAAAGCGGAACCAAAAGAAACAGTTCAAAAAGAATAAAAAAGAATATGGTCGCTTGGCAGATCATATCGGACAATTCCCATTGGTGATGATATCACCCAATGATTCGTTTATTATCATGGATGGCAGCGAAGAGCGCCGCAAGTTTATCGATAATGTCATCTCCCAAACAGATAACCATTATTTGGACTATCTAATCAACTACAATAGAATCTTGTTACAGCGAAATACCGTGTTGAAGAACATCAGGGAAACAGGTGTTTTTGACGTGGGTCTGTTGGAGGTTCTCAATCTGCAATTGGTGGAAAGTGGCGAGCGGATATTTGCAAGACGACGAGAGTTTATGGAAGCTTTCCTTCCCGAGTTCCAGCGGTATTATCAATTTCTATCCGAAGATGCCGAACAAGTCAACCTCGTCTATGAGTCCCAGTTGCTGAGCAATGATTTTCTCCATCTTCTAAATACCCAACTGGACAAAGATCGTGCACTGGAGCGCACTACTGTGGGTATCCACAAAGATGATTTGCTATTCAGTATACATGAAGGCATGCCATTGAAGAAGTTTGGTTCTCAGGGGCAGCAGAAGTCCTTCTTAATTGCACTGAAGCTTGCCCAGTATTCTTTCTTAAAGAATAAAAAGCATTTTAAACCACTATTATTATTGGATGATATCTTCGATAAATTGGATGATCATCGCACGAAGAAGCTGATGCAATTGGTATCAGAGGATGAGTTCGGACAGATTTTTCTCACGGATACGGATTCCTCAAGAATCGAGCGTATTTTTAAAGAAATTGAAAAACCTATTCGTATCTTTGAAGTAGAAGGAGGACAGGTTCATGGCGAAATATAG
- the tilS gene encoding tRNA lysidine(34) synthetase TilS — translation MATINKLKSFIKEKQLLSTADKVLLAVSGGKDSMLMACLFHDLGYQCIVAHCNFQLRAEESDLDEALVRQYAEELGYPFFVKRFDTEKYAKKHKESIQMAARTLRYAWFEELKLAEGCTVICIAQHLNDHIETALLNLTRSTGLQGLLGISPRREDIVRPLLCLTAEEVEKTVAEYNVPYRDDQSNFSTKYARNKVRLEIIPKFEEIQPEFKAIMIQNIKHFEDSYSFIKKQVNAIREQVFQKEENRILINKAALAPHISDSYLLFELFKPYDFNREILIDLQDCLDREMGQVFQSSSHELLLDRDKLILRPRASVGKLEIKIEQGTKVVDLGNAELALQPGSIDYRNKEKHQVDVDAELLIYPLVIRNWREGDVFVPFGMIGRKKLSDFFIQQKINRFEKERVAILLNGNGEIVWIINHRLDNRYKVTENTKKVLTLVYK, via the coding sequence ATGGCGACCATCAATAAGTTAAAAAGCTTTATCAAAGAGAAGCAACTGCTGTCTACGGCAGACAAGGTTTTGTTGGCCGTGAGCGGGGGTAAGGACTCGATGTTGATGGCTTGCTTATTTCACGATTTAGGCTATCAGTGCATTGTTGCACATTGTAATTTCCAGTTGCGTGCGGAGGAATCTGATCTGGATGAGGCACTTGTTCGACAGTATGCTGAAGAACTTGGTTACCCTTTCTTCGTAAAGCGTTTCGATACTGAGAAATATGCTAAAAAGCATAAGGAATCAATTCAAATGGCCGCCAGGACGTTACGCTACGCCTGGTTTGAGGAACTGAAGCTTGCAGAGGGCTGTACAGTCATCTGCATAGCCCAGCATCTGAATGACCATATAGAAACAGCCTTATTGAATTTGACGCGTTCTACAGGCTTGCAAGGTTTACTTGGTATATCGCCTCGGCGCGAGGATATCGTTCGACCATTGCTCTGCTTAACGGCAGAGGAGGTGGAGAAAACGGTAGCTGAGTATAATGTTCCGTATCGGGACGATCAGTCAAACTTTTCGACTAAATATGCAAGGAACAAAGTTCGCTTGGAGATTATCCCGAAGTTTGAGGAAATCCAGCCCGAATTTAAAGCTATCATGATTCAGAATATCAAGCATTTTGAGGATAGTTACAGCTTTATTAAAAAGCAGGTCAATGCTATTCGTGAGCAGGTTTTTCAGAAAGAAGAAAATCGCATTCTCATAAACAAGGCGGCATTGGCACCTCATATTAGCGACAGCTATCTTTTGTTTGAACTTTTTAAGCCTTATGATTTCAACAGAGAGATTCTGATTGATTTGCAAGATTGCTTGGATAGAGAGATGGGGCAAGTATTTCAATCCAGTAGCCACGAGCTGCTATTGGATCGCGATAAGCTCATTCTCCGGCCAAGAGCAAGCGTTGGAAAGCTAGAAATCAAAATTGAACAGGGAACTAAGGTTGTCGATCTTGGAAATGCGGAATTGGCCTTGCAACCGGGGAGTATTGATTACCGCAATAAGGAAAAACATCAGGTCGACGTGGATGCCGAGCTTTTAATTTACCCTTTAGTGATCAGGAATTGGCGCGAAGGTGATGTCTTTGTTCCATTTGGCATGATCGGACGAAAAAAGCTGAGTGATTTCTTTATTCAGCAAAAAATAAATCGCTTCGAAAAAGAGCGTGTAGCGATATTGCTGAATGGAAATGGAGAGATCGTTTGGATTATCAACCATCGTCTAGATAATCGCTACAAAGTGACTGAAAATACAAAGAAAGTACTTACTTTAGTGTACAAATAG
- a CDS encoding OstA-like protein, producing the protein MRYLFILLTLLCCVSGYGQATLTPAPTGSEMRLLSSSSSRFINQKILRSYHPVYEHKGSTLSADSGDLYKDDIGREFFEAHGNIVITQTSGSVIYGTHLHYDAASQQAVLTKNVRMVDGQTTLTTNYLTYNMRSQRGTYRNGGRIEGQGDTITSQNAYYFETSKDAYFNNKVVVRSPNVIIYTDTMQYNTMYRDAFFFGPTNIKGRKGENLYTEKGTYNTAFGIAKFNKNNLYTEGSRFLKGDSLFYDRNKGIGEAFRNVVFVDTLDKFYSNGGYGKYIEADQSILMTDKPLVKYVIQNDTSKQEADSLNTDSLQANKNLSKREIRKLEKEKEKELKAQEKQLKEVDVKNTADSTENKVVVPTKEPPKVDTAYMTADTLYSKVIFVRDYKPLDLKLDRNGGQIEESTEVDYGDVDDSTSFDDTDSLSIGDPILEKNLETAEPKILKKTETVKPAAAPKKAPAKAKVPDSLNIEVTTKADSVLRKKAGMPTGTEHDDLLSDALKTAQTADTLLKDSTQIFADTARTRIVRANYNVRVFKSDLQAVADSVYYGMVDSMFRFMGKPMIWSDGSQISADTIFMQIKNGKMDNALLKQNAFMVNAVLDTLKFNQLKGRKITAFFANNAIERLFVDGNAENLVFSTNDKTNTITEMFHDRSSRIKITMENNKIIDYVSIRKIDQKIYPFKLVTQELEVLPGFQWKPEDRPKSVEDMLNRKRAGQSLISEPDEADEKEEKNGEAKQETKAIEATKAKQAEEILEKATEN; encoded by the coding sequence GTGAGGTACCTATTTATTCTTCTAACGCTTCTGTGCTGTGTTTCCGGCTATGGACAAGCAACACTTACGCCTGCCCCAACCGGCAGCGAAATGCGTTTATTATCCTCTTCGAGCAGTAGATTTATCAATCAAAAAATATTACGCAGTTACCATCCTGTCTACGAGCATAAGGGCTCGACACTCTCTGCTGATAGCGGGGATTTGTATAAAGACGATATCGGACGTGAATTCTTTGAAGCTCATGGTAATATCGTAATAACACAGACCTCCGGATCGGTGATCTATGGAACTCACTTACACTACGATGCGGCTTCACAGCAAGCCGTGTTGACCAAGAATGTACGTATGGTCGATGGCCAAACCACCCTTACGACAAATTACCTCACCTACAACATGCGTAGCCAACGTGGAACATACCGCAATGGTGGCCGTATTGAAGGTCAGGGTGACACCATCACTTCGCAAAACGCTTATTATTTCGAAACCTCCAAAGACGCCTACTTCAATAATAAAGTAGTCGTAAGATCGCCGAACGTCATCATCTATACCGATACCATGCAGTATAATACCATGTATAGAGATGCCTTCTTTTTCGGTCCAACGAATATCAAAGGCCGTAAAGGAGAAAACCTCTACACCGAAAAAGGAACTTATAATACCGCATTTGGGATTGCCAAATTCAATAAAAACAACCTTTATACCGAAGGCAGTCGCTTTTTAAAAGGCGATAGTCTGTTCTATGACCGCAACAAAGGAATTGGCGAAGCCTTCCGCAATGTCGTATTTGTGGACACGCTTGATAAATTCTATTCGAATGGAGGTTATGGAAAATATATCGAAGCGGACCAATCTATCTTGATGACGGACAAGCCTTTAGTCAAATACGTCATTCAGAATGACACCTCAAAACAAGAAGCCGACTCACTAAATACAGACAGCTTACAGGCCAATAAGAACCTTTCGAAACGAGAAATCAGAAAACTCGAAAAAGAAAAGGAGAAAGAACTCAAGGCGCAAGAGAAACAACTGAAGGAAGTCGATGTTAAGAATACGGCTGACTCTACAGAAAACAAGGTCGTCGTCCCGACGAAAGAGCCTCCTAAAGTTGATACGGCCTACATGACCGCAGACACACTTTATTCCAAGGTGATTTTTGTAAGAGACTATAAACCCTTAGACCTTAAACTTGACCGCAACGGCGGACAGATTGAGGAATCTACAGAGGTAGACTATGGCGATGTGGATGACTCAACCTCTTTCGATGATACCGACAGCCTTAGTATCGGCGATCCGATTCTAGAAAAGAATCTAGAAACCGCGGAACCGAAAATCCTCAAGAAAACAGAAACTGTTAAGCCGGCTGCAGCTCCGAAGAAGGCGCCTGCAAAAGCAAAAGTGCCCGACTCGCTGAACATCGAAGTCACGACAAAAGCCGACAGCGTCCTACGAAAGAAAGCCGGAATGCCAACAGGAACAGAACACGATGATTTACTGTCGGATGCACTGAAAACCGCTCAAACCGCGGACACTTTATTAAAGGATTCCACACAGATCTTTGCCGATACTGCGAGAACCCGTATCGTCCGGGCAAACTATAATGTTAGGGTATTCAAATCGGATCTACAAGCCGTGGCAGACTCCGTTTATTACGGCATGGTCGACTCCATGTTCCGTTTTATGGGCAAGCCGATGATCTGGTCTGACGGGTCTCAAATTTCCGCAGACACCATTTTTATGCAGATCAAGAATGGCAAGATGGATAATGCGCTCTTAAAACAGAATGCTTTTATGGTGAATGCTGTCCTTGATACGCTCAAGTTCAATCAGCTTAAAGGCAGAAAGATTACGGCATTTTTTGCTAATAATGCTATCGAGCGTCTGTTTGTCGATGGCAATGCTGAAAATCTAGTCTTCTCGACAAACGATAAGACCAATACCATCACGGAGATGTTCCATGACCGAAGCAGTCGGATTAAAATCACCATGGAGAACAATAAGATTATCGATTATGTTTCGATTCGAAAGATCGATCAGAAAATTTATCCATTCAAATTAGTCACGCAAGAACTCGAAGTGCTTCCCGGGTTCCAATGGAAACCCGAAGATCGGCCCAAGTCTGTTGAGGATATGCTAAATAGAAAGCGGGCCGGTCAATCCCTCATTTCTGAACCGGACGAAGCCGACGAAAAGGAAGAAAAGAATGGGGAAGCAAAACAGGAAACAAAAGCAATAGAAGCAACGAAAGCCAAACAGGCGGAAGAGATATTGGAAAAAGCAACCGAAAATTAA
- a CDS encoding DUF721 domain-containing protein encodes MAKYSDDAFRRSDDITIKQAVDKLLDVYRLRRKFDETSIISAWPELIGSAIANRTQQIYIRDRKLFVKVESAVIKNELAIMRRQIIGRVNEYVGQVVIEEFVIL; translated from the coding sequence ATGGCGAAATATAGCGACGATGCATTTAGACGAAGTGACGATATCACGATTAAACAAGCCGTAGATAAGTTACTTGATGTATATCGTCTGCGCCGTAAATTCGACGAAACTTCTATTATTTCAGCCTGGCCCGAGTTAATAGGCTCAGCAATCGCCAACCGAACCCAACAGATTTATATTCGCGATAGAAAGTTGTTTGTCAAAGTGGAGTCTGCAGTTATCAAGAATGAGCTAGCCATTATGCGTCGTCAGATTATAGGGCGTGTTAATGAATATGTTGGTCAGGTCGTGATCGAAGAATTCGTTATCCTTTAG